From the Sphingomonas phyllosphaerae 5.2 genome, one window contains:
- a CDS encoding DUF4336 domain-containing protein, with protein sequence MNRNTKIALGGAAVAAGAVAWLAARERNSDAPASYPPLDVLKPFAESLWIVDSGPMIASGLSLPIRMTVIRLPDRGLMLHSPTRFTPALAAALAEVGTVRHLIAPNIAHWTRLAAWQRAYPSATVWAAPGLRERGQVRRSEIRIDRELAATAPAEWADTVEQGLIQGAAGFSEIWFHHRPSRTLVLTDLVQCMEPERLPPVTAWVARLSGGSAGTTPRYLRPVLRFGEQATRATLAGLVALAPERVLFAHGRPFTHDATERLRRALAWAG encoded by the coding sequence ATGAACCGCAACACGAAAATCGCGCTGGGCGGCGCGGCTGTGGCGGCCGGAGCGGTCGCGTGGCTCGCGGCGCGCGAACGAAACAGCGATGCGCCCGCTTCCTATCCACCGCTCGACGTCCTGAAGCCGTTCGCCGAGTCGCTGTGGATCGTCGACAGCGGGCCGATGATCGCATCGGGACTGTCGCTGCCGATCCGTATGACCGTGATCCGCCTGCCCGATCGCGGGCTGATGCTGCACTCGCCGACGCGCTTCACGCCCGCACTCGCCGCCGCCCTGGCCGAGGTTGGCACGGTACGCCACCTGATCGCGCCCAACATCGCCCACTGGACGCGGCTGGCGGCATGGCAGCGGGCCTATCCGAGCGCGACCGTCTGGGCGGCGCCCGGGCTGCGCGAGCGCGGGCAGGTACGGCGTAGCGAAATCCGCATCGACCGCGAACTGGCCGCGACGGCGCCGGCCGAATGGGCCGACACCGTCGAGCAGGGACTGATCCAGGGTGCGGCCGGGTTCAGCGAAATCTGGTTCCACCATCGGCCGTCGCGCACGCTGGTGCTCACCGATCTGGTGCAATGCATGGAACCCGAGCGCCTGCCGCCCGTCACCGCATGGGTGGCGCGGCTGAGTGGCGGGTCCGCGGGCACGACGCCGCGCTATCTGCGCCCGGTCCTGCGCTTCGGCGAGCAAGCGACGCGCGCGACGCTGGCCGGACTGGTCGCACTCGCGCCGGAGCGCGTGCTGTTCGCGCACGGGCGACCGTTCACGCACGACGCCACGGAGCGGCTGCGGCGCGCTCTGGCATGGGCGGGGTGA
- a CDS encoding 8-amino-7-oxononanoate synthase — MQLAAQRAHLAQLADAGRLRTLAPRTGVDLSSNDYLALSTSPRLIAAAQAALARGVALGSGGSRLLRGNDAEHEALEEEAARFFGCETALFFGSGYAANTALLSSLPQAGDLIVHDALVHASMHDGMRLGRAECVAATHGNAQAVDDAIAAWRARGGTGTPWIAVESLYSMDGDLTDVAALAAVAERREAMLIIDEAHATGVWGANGRGMAAALHGRPNVLTLNTFGKALGCEGAVLCGPAIVRDFLVARARPFIFSTAPAPLAAAVARESLRIVADEPARRARLHALIDAARRHLAPLGARVESQVVPLVIGQDRAAMQVAAAVQAAGFDVRGIRPPTVPPGTARLRIALTLHVGEAEIAALATVLREVLP; from the coding sequence ATGCAGCTAGCCGCCCAACGCGCGCATCTCGCGCAGCTCGCCGATGCCGGACGCTTGCGCACCTTGGCGCCACGCACCGGGGTCGACCTGTCTTCGAACGATTATCTCGCGTTATCTACCTCGCCGCGGCTGATCGCGGCGGCGCAGGCGGCGCTGGCGCGCGGCGTCGCGCTGGGATCGGGCGGGTCGCGGCTGCTCCGCGGCAACGATGCCGAGCACGAAGCGCTGGAAGAGGAAGCGGCGCGGTTCTTCGGGTGCGAGACGGCGTTGTTCTTCGGCAGCGGTTATGCCGCGAACACCGCGTTGTTGTCGTCGTTGCCGCAGGCGGGCGACCTGATCGTCCATGATGCACTGGTCCACGCCAGCATGCACGACGGGATGCGGCTGGGGCGAGCGGAATGCGTGGCGGCGACGCATGGCAATGCGCAGGCGGTGGACGACGCGATCGCGGCGTGGCGCGCGCGTGGCGGTACGGGCACGCCGTGGATCGCTGTCGAGAGCCTCTACAGCATGGATGGCGACCTGACCGACGTCGCGGCGCTGGCGGCGGTCGCCGAACGGCGGGAGGCGATGCTGATCATCGACGAGGCGCACGCGACGGGCGTGTGGGGCGCGAACGGTCGCGGCATGGCGGCGGCGCTGCACGGGCGCCCTAACGTCTTGACGCTCAACACGTTCGGCAAGGCGCTGGGGTGCGAGGGGGCGGTGCTGTGCGGGCCGGCTATCGTGCGCGACTTCCTCGTGGCGCGGGCGCGGCCGTTCATCTTTTCCACCGCGCCCGCGCCGCTCGCGGCGGCGGTGGCGCGGGAGAGCTTGCGCATCGTCGCCGACGAACCGGCGCGCAGGGCGCGATTGCACGCATTGATCGACGCCGCGCGACGGCATCTCGCGCCGCTGGGTGCTCGGGTCGAGTCGCAGGTCGTGCCGCTGGTGATCGGCCAGGATCGCGCGGCGATGCAGGTCGCAGCGGCAGTACAGGCAGCGGGCTTCGACGTGCGCGGCATCCGCCCGCCGACCGTCCCGCCGGGAACCGCACGGCTGCGGATCGCGCTGACGCTGCACGTCGGGGAGGCGGAGATCGCGGCGTTGGCGACGGTGTTGCGCGAGGTGCTGCCATGA
- the bioD gene encoding dethiobiotin synthase — translation MTRAIVVTGTDTDIGKTVFAAALTVALGARYWKPVQAGLADGSDADSVVRLGVDATQVVREAYRLATPCSPHRAAEIDGVTIDPARLPLPAGSGALVVEGAGGVLVPLTRTWSFADQAAAWGAPVVLVARTALGTINHSLLSIEALRARGVPLLGVAFVGEAVEDSEATIAAVGGVKRLGRLPILPSLSASTLHAAFAKAFTIEDFQ, via the coding sequence ATGACACGCGCGATCGTCGTCACCGGGACCGATACCGACATCGGCAAGACGGTGTTCGCCGCCGCGCTGACCGTAGCGCTGGGCGCAAGATATTGGAAACCGGTGCAGGCGGGGCTGGCGGATGGCAGCGATGCGGACAGCGTCGTGCGTCTGGGCGTCGACGCAACGCAGGTGGTCCGGGAGGCGTATCGACTGGCGACGCCGTGCTCGCCGCACCGTGCGGCGGAGATCGACGGTGTCACGATCGACCCGGCACGGCTGCCGTTGCCGGCTGGTTCGGGGGCGTTGGTGGTGGAAGGTGCGGGCGGGGTGCTGGTGCCGCTGACGCGCACATGGTCGTTCGCCGACCAGGCGGCGGCGTGGGGTGCGCCGGTGGTGCTGGTCGCGCGCACGGCGCTGGGCACGATCAATCACAGCCTGTTGTCGATCGAGGCGTTGCGCGCGCGCGGCGTGCCGCTGCTGGGCGTCGCGTTCGTCGGCGAGGCAGTGGAGGACAGCGAGGCGACGATCGCGGCGGTCGGCGGCGTGAAGCGGCTGGGACGGCTGCCGATCCTGCCTTCACTATCCGCGTCGACACTGCACGCCGCCTTCGCCAAGGCCTTCACGATCGAGGATTTTCAATGA